Proteins encoded by one window of Rutidosis leptorrhynchoides isolate AG116_Rl617_1_P2 chromosome 7, CSIRO_AGI_Rlap_v1, whole genome shotgun sequence:
- the LOC139859048 gene encoding uncharacterized protein: protein MANQQYGWHHRYCLRHLRSNWMTKFNRNTKLKKLCWRAGSMMQSNRYKLAVRGIRTLSEAAWKYLEDADLHKWTLYRDILRLRWDNLTTNIAESLNNVLRHARMIPVKACMDYTFHYIREHFNTQETTVHGWLYKVQSTYQRSGDGGTEYTVRYLAKKCTCGRWQHQRMPCSYGIAVCCMRNEDLKTLISKYYTTTTWSEQYSYHLHPLRDATYWTTATGQ, encoded by the exons ATGGCTAACCAGCAATATGGTTGGCATCATCGTTATTGCTTGCGCCACCTTCGTAGTAACTGGATGACAAAGTTTAACAGAAACACCAAGTTGAAAAAGTTATGTTGGAGGGCTGGTTCCATGATGCAAAGTAATAGATACAAACTTGCAGTGCGTGGAATTAGAACATTGAGTGAGGCAGCTTGGAAATATTTAGAAGACGCTGATCTTCATAAGTGGACTTTGTATAGAGACATCTTACGTTTGCGTTGGGATAACTTAACCACAAACATAGCCGAGTCGTTGAACAATGTTTTGCGTCATGCACGTATGATACCAGTCAAAGCGTGTATGGATTATACATTTCACTACATAAGAGAGCACTTCAACACGCAAGAAACAACCGTTCATGGATG GTTGTACAAGGTCCAATCTACATATCAAAGAAGTGGTGATGGTGGGACAGAGTACACTGTTAGATATTTGGCCAAAAAGTGCACTTGTGGAAGATGGCAACATCAAAGAATGCCTTGCTCTTATGGCATTGCAGTATGTTGCATGAGAAATGAAGATCTAAAAACCTTGATTAGTAAATACTATACTACTACCACGTGGAGTGAACAATATAGTTATCACTTACATCCACTAAGAGATGCCACATACTGGACCACAGCAACTGGACAATGA